CGTGCAAGTTTGGGAGCTTCTGAAATTTTCGGGAGTGCTTCACAAATTGCTTTAATGAAATCTCCGCGCGAAATATAATTATCGAGTTTATTAACAAGTCCTGAGTCGCCGTGTTCAGTTACAAGACATTTTTGCGCCTTGTTGATTAATTCTTTTGCGTCCCGTCGTGTTATGAGTTCATCAACACCGAAAACGCCTTTGTCATGACCTCGAATAAGTGCCATTGCTAAAACAGGGTCGTCGCGATCTTCAATATTATATGACGGTGCATGAGGATATTCATTCGGGATTAAGAATCCGTACATATTTGAAATTTGTATAGTTTTATTGAGCGGGTGTTCGGGCGGAACATCAGAATATTTGCATAGCGATAAATTGACTCCTGCGTTCAATAATGCCCATTGTACACGCATAGGATGAATCAATTTCGGCGGTTTGTTGTCGTGTGCGCTCAAAGCTGCTAAAGCTCCTGCTGCTTGACCGGTCATCATTGTTATTGGCTGAAGTCGTAAAGCTCCGGCGGTGAGTCGTGTCATTGATAAATTTTTCTCTGCTGCGATTAGTCCGTCGATTCCTTCAGGGATTAATATGCGCAATGGAACTTGAAACGGGCCTCTTGGACGATTAATTATCATAAAATTCATTTTCTCGTTGAATTCCCATTCCATATCTGCGTCTGTAGCTGCTCCGTGAAGGTCTAAAATGTAGCCTCCGATTGCGATTGCGTCATAAAATTCGTGGCTTGTGTGTCCGTCTCTGTAGCTTAAAGAATTCTGCAAAAGCTCGTGAGATGTGAGAGTATATTTGCCTATAATCCTTCTTGACTCGCGTACATATGGAATCGGCGGCATTCTCCGCGCTATTTCCTGCCATTCATAGGGGAGACTGCGTGCTGCTTCAGGTAGAATTTCATTATAATATTCATCATCAGCTACTGACCATTCTTCGCCGAGTTCGTTTTGTATGTAATAAATGAAGTTGAGAGTCTTTATTAGTGCGTCGCGTTCTATTTGCAGGCGTAAAACTCTGTCTTCGAGATAATCAGCGGGGAGTCCTCGTTTGCCGTGCCAGCCGTAAGTGCCGGGGTAATCATTTGCCCAGTTGACTCCGGTTTTAGAGATATAAATTCTGTGAGATGCGTCTGCGTCATAGCTGTAAGGAGTTGACGAGTCCGGGAGTCCTCTATAAGCGTTGTGAGTCATAAAATTTACAGGAGTCTCGATCGGGAAAACGTTTCTGAAATTAAAACCGTCTGCGCTGACAAATGACTCATAATTTCTTTTCGCGAGTTCATAACCGGGCAAAGGCGATAAAGGCCGTAAATTTGCGGGGACTCCTGCGGGATATTTGCGTATAACGGCTGTCCAGGTTATATCTTGAATCATTGAGTCCTGGTTATAAAATTTTGCTTCGGAATTTCCGACTCTGTAATTTATTTTTGCTAAGGGTAAAATGTCGCCGTATTCTGTAGCATCGATTAAAGTTTTGCA
This region of Synergistaceae bacterium genomic DNA includes:
- a CDS encoding FAD-dependent oxidoreductase codes for the protein MNLFKKLILFTAIFLFSTSTTLYAKQSRSNYDVIIAGAGTGGISAAIQAARMGASVLVVEPSSMIGGQAIAAGVSTIDDMSRQKSGIYLEFFNRLKNYYDSRGKSMGTCYWTSQAEAFEPRIGREILMDMVNDARRKGTLDLMLNSEIISVQQDDKKISGVTVRTQSGTQNYHCKTLIDATEYGDILPLAKINYRVGNSEAKFYNQDSMIQDITWTAVIRKYPAGVPANLRPLSPLPGYELAKRNYESFVSADGFNFRNVFPIETPVNFMTHNAYRGLPDSSTPYSYDADASHRIYISKTGVNWANDYPGTYGWHGKRGLPADYLEDRVLRLQIERDALIKTLNFIYYIQNELGEEWSVADDEYYNEILPEAARSLPYEWQEIARRMPPIPYVRESRRIIGKYTLTSHELLQNSLSYRDGHTSHEFYDAIAIGGYILDLHGAATDADMEWEFNEKMNFMIINRPRGPFQVPLRILIPEGIDGLIAAEKNLSMTRLTAGALRLQPITMMTGQAAGALAALSAHDNKPPKLIHPMRVQWALLNAGVNLSLCKYSDVPPEHPLNKTIQISNMYGFLIPNEYPHAPSYNIEDRDDPVLAMALIRGHDKGVFGVDELITRRDAKELINKAQKCLVTEHGDSGLVNKLDNYISRGDFIKAICEALPKISEAPKLAR